In Candidatus Paceibacterota bacterium, one genomic interval encodes:
- a CDS encoding Mut7-C RNAse domain-containing protein: protein MSRIRRGYEARFRRRLRQARARRLDQGVQWLLAKAHDLSAHDEISLADALDRVYEQLAARRPLPRSDPAPIPYLFLCDAGLGGLARWLRAAGYDAHWQPDIADDELLREAQATSATVLTTDGMLMERRLLRDEIIPSFWLPPTLSIAKQLVLVIREFDLTLRGARCMSCGGELRPVAKEALRERIPPRTFRWRDEYFICARCDKLFWHGTHWQRILGALAALNRDGSGRGQAN, encoded by the coding sequence GTGAGCCGTATTCGCAGAGGCTACGAAGCCCGGTTTCGCAGGCGCTTGCGCCAGGCGCGGGCCCGGCGATTGGACCAGGGTGTCCAGTGGCTGCTCGCGAAAGCGCATGACCTGAGCGCGCACGACGAAATCTCTCTCGCTGACGCCCTGGACCGGGTGTATGAACAACTCGCCGCCCGCAGGCCTCTTCCGAGGTCGGATCCTGCGCCCATCCCGTACCTGTTCCTGTGCGATGCCGGCCTGGGCGGCCTGGCCCGGTGGTTGCGGGCTGCGGGCTACGATGCCCACTGGCAGCCGGACATCGCCGACGACGAGCTGCTGCGCGAAGCACAAGCCACCTCCGCCACTGTCCTGACTACCGATGGCATGTTGATGGAGCGTCGCCTTCTGCGGGACGAGATCATTCCTTCCTTCTGGCTTCCGCCGACGCTGAGCATCGCAAAGCAACTGGTGCTGGTAATCCGCGAATTCGACCTCACGTTGCGCGGGGCACGCTGCATGAGTTGCGGCGGTGAACTGCGTCCGGTTGCCAAAGAAGCTCTGCGCGAACGAATACCACCCCGCACCTTTCGTTGGCGCGACGAATACTTTATCTGCGCTCGCTGCGACAAGCTCTTCTGGCACGGCACCCATTGGCAGCGCATCCTGGGGGCCCTGGCCGCGCTAAACCGCGACGGGAGCGGGAGGGGCCAGGCAAACTAG
- a CDS encoding PQQ-like beta-propeller repeat protein, protein MKWCLRAAVMVLAPALSAADWPQWRGPGRDGVTSEQVSAQWSAEGPKVLWRASVGTGFSSISISEGRAYTLGNTNDQDTVWCFEADSGRTLWRHTYAAKLGPQWYEGGPGSTPTVVAGRVFTISKWGDVFCLDAVKGDVIWQRDLRQADFKPNRWGFAGSPLVWGDKVILNAGTAGIALDRDTGRVVWSNGTNVAGYASPTRFASGGRECVLMFAAKHLVALDPQNGRELWRQFWETDWDTNNADPLVHGGRIFISSFSRGCGLLAVREGATRFVYTNNAMHMHLSPGVVRGDYLYAFSGEAKRDTDLRCVHLPTGELKWASKDPTFGSLILAGDRLIVLSDKGELLMAEASPDDFKPLARAKVLSGLCWTPPTLANGRLYVRNARGEVRCLELPSR, encoded by the coding sequence ATGAAGTGGTGCTTGAGAGCGGCAGTGATGGTGCTGGCGCCGGCGTTGTCCGCCGCGGATTGGCCCCAGTGGCGCGGGCCCGGTCGCGATGGAGTCACCTCGGAGCAGGTCAGCGCGCAGTGGTCCGCCGAGGGGCCCAAGGTGCTTTGGCGGGCGTCGGTTGGCACGGGGTTCTCCTCGATCTCCATCAGCGAAGGCAGGGCTTACACACTGGGCAACACGAACGATCAGGACACGGTCTGGTGCTTCGAGGCCGATAGCGGAAGGACGCTTTGGCGACACACATACGCGGCGAAGCTTGGCCCGCAGTGGTACGAAGGCGGTCCCGGGTCAACACCCACTGTCGTTGCCGGCCGGGTGTTCACGATCAGCAAGTGGGGGGACGTGTTCTGCCTCGACGCGGTCAAAGGTGACGTCATCTGGCAGCGTGATTTGCGCCAGGCCGACTTCAAGCCGAACCGCTGGGGTTTTGCAGGCTCGCCGCTCGTCTGGGGCGACAAAGTCATTCTCAACGCCGGGACAGCGGGCATCGCGCTGGATCGTGACACAGGCCGCGTCGTGTGGTCCAACGGCACCAACGTTGCCGGCTATGCCAGCCCAACCCGTTTCGCTTCCGGCGGGCGGGAGTGTGTGCTGATGTTTGCCGCCAAACACCTCGTCGCCCTGGACCCGCAGAACGGACGCGAGCTGTGGCGACAGTTCTGGGAGACGGACTGGGACACCAACAACGCGGACCCGCTGGTGCACGGCGGGCGCATCTTTATCTCCAGCTTCAGCCGCGGCTGCGGTCTGCTGGCCGTGCGCGAAGGCGCGACACGGTTTGTCTATACCAACAATGCGATGCACATGCATCTCAGCCCCGGGGTGGTGCGGGGAGACTATCTGTATGCGTTCAGCGGCGAGGCCAAGCGGGACACGGACCTGCGCTGCGTGCACTTGCCGACTGGCGAGTTGAAATGGGCGAGCAAGGACCCCACGTTCGGCTCGTTAATCCTGGCCGGGGACAGGTTGATTGTGCTTTCCGACAAAGGCGAGTTGCTGATGGCCGAGGCCTCGCCGGACGATTTTAAGCCTCTGGCGCGGGCCAAAGTGCTGAGCGGCCTGTGCTGGACACCGCCGACGCTGGCCAACGGTCGGCTCTACGTCCGCAATGCGCGCGGGGAGGTGCGCTGCCTCGAACTCCCCTCACGGTGA
- a CDS encoding CocE/NonD family hydrolase has translation MKSLRAASPWLSWLAVVCAAAGEPRVIIETNVPTVMRDGVVLRSDVHRPDSGGPYPVLVWRTPYGKHKKQFVEYVKGGYIVVCQDVRGRYASDGTWESWLRPETHDAEDGYDTVQWAASLPGASGKVGTIGFSYGGYYQWKLAALQPPALGAMSAHSIPATYPEIEGPGTIRPGRRLRWSIVTLMPDVRRRANRAGTHTEAEASALWDGGEGQQWLHFLPWLDLPQQVFEDDMPYLRHWLQHPTYDPWKLDEACRRVTVPNLEVVGWYDHAHGNMRLYQLLVKYGQTKAARKGSRLVVGPWAHFPPGGRKFGNIDFGPAADLNLDALDVRWFDYWLKGKPNGVDREAPVRIFVMGDNQWRDEVSWPPRRTRPKTLYLTSDGQANTPAGDGKLAWRRPAADGQDEYTYNPQDPVPTLFLPGNFTCASDQRRLSNRVDILVYQTEPLAERVEVTGLPEVELYAVSSAPDTDWVVRLIDVAPDGMARDACMGLVRARYRNGVAKPKLIKPGEVVKYRIHMGPTSNAFLPGHRIRLDVTSSDFPSYDRNHNTAADQNADAGLVVAHQTIRHGKVYPSKIILPWVPNPKSP, from the coding sequence ATGAAGAGCCTGCGAGCAGCAAGTCCGTGGCTGAGCTGGCTCGCCGTAGTTTGTGCGGCGGCGGGCGAGCCCAGGGTCATCATCGAAACCAACGTCCCGACCGTGATGCGCGATGGCGTCGTGCTGCGGTCCGACGTGCATCGGCCCGACAGCGGGGGACCCTACCCGGTGCTGGTGTGGCGGACTCCCTACGGCAAGCACAAGAAACAGTTCGTGGAGTATGTGAAGGGCGGTTATATCGTCGTCTGCCAGGACGTGCGCGGGCGGTATGCGTCGGATGGAACCTGGGAGTCGTGGCTGCGTCCGGAGACGCATGATGCCGAGGACGGCTATGACACTGTGCAATGGGCGGCCAGTTTGCCCGGCGCCAGCGGAAAGGTCGGAACCATCGGCTTCTCGTACGGCGGGTACTACCAGTGGAAACTGGCGGCCTTGCAGCCGCCGGCTCTGGGCGCCATGTCGGCACATAGCATTCCGGCCACCTACCCGGAAATCGAGGGGCCGGGAACTATCCGGCCGGGGCGGCGCCTTCGCTGGTCCATTGTAACGCTGATGCCCGACGTGCGGCGGCGGGCCAACCGGGCCGGCACACACACCGAAGCCGAGGCCTCCGCGCTCTGGGACGGCGGGGAAGGCCAGCAGTGGCTGCATTTCCTTCCGTGGCTGGATTTGCCGCAGCAAGTCTTCGAGGACGACATGCCCTATCTGCGTCACTGGCTGCAGCACCCGACCTACGATCCCTGGAAGCTGGACGAAGCCTGCCGGCGGGTCACGGTGCCCAACCTCGAGGTCGTGGGTTGGTATGATCACGCACACGGCAACATGCGGCTCTATCAGTTGCTCGTGAAATACGGCCAGACCAAGGCAGCGCGCAAGGGGTCGCGCCTGGTGGTAGGACCGTGGGCCCATTTCCCGCCCGGCGGCCGGAAATTCGGCAACATTGACTTTGGTCCCGCGGCCGACCTGAACCTGGATGCGCTGGATGTGCGCTGGTTTGATTACTGGCTCAAGGGCAAGCCCAACGGCGTGGACCGCGAGGCTCCAGTGAGAATTTTCGTGATGGGCGACAACCAATGGCGCGACGAAGTCTCGTGGCCTCCCAGGCGGACACGCCCCAAGACGCTCTACCTCACGAGCGATGGCCAGGCCAACACGCCCGCCGGCGATGGCAAGCTCGCCTGGCGGCGTCCGGCCGCCGACGGCCAGGACGAATACACCTACAACCCGCAGGATCCGGTCCCCACGCTTTTCCTGCCGGGCAACTTTACCTGTGCCAGCGACCAGCGGCGGCTCTCCAACCGGGTGGACATTCTCGTTTACCAGACTGAGCCCTTGGCCGAGCGGGTCGAAGTCACGGGCCTGCCCGAAGTCGAACTGTACGCGGTTTCCTCGGCGCCGGACACGGACTGGGTGGTGCGGCTCATTGATGTGGCTCCCGACGGCATGGCCCGCGATGCCTGCATGGGCCTGGTGCGCGCCCGTTACCGGAACGGCGTGGCGAAACCCAAACTAATCAAGCCGGGCGAAGTGGTGAAATACAGGATCCACATGGGTCCCACCTCCAACGCCTTCCTGCCCGGGCATCGCATCCGCCTGGATGTTACCAGTTCCGACTTCCCCAGCTACGACCGCAACCATAACACCGCCGCGGACCAGAACGCCGACGCCGGACTGGTCGTCGCCCACCAGACCATCCGTCACGGCAAGGTGTACCCCTCGAAGATCATTCTGCCCTGGGTGCCCAACCCCAAGTCACCGTGA
- a CDS encoding M20/M25/M40 family metallo-hydrolase → MQNSESLRDHLANQMPAALEMLRQMVGINSFTGNRDGVNRLGRLTAECFEPLGFSADYVPSTTREWGDHLVLTRRGRSGKGIAMISHLDTVFPPAEEARNNFHWQPEGDRIFGPGTHDIKGGSVMMWLVLTALRSHAPEIFEDITWKLIWNSSEECFSPDFGNVCRAHFNGGTLAALVFESEGRAGRTSLMVVARKGRGSWRATVSGRGSHAGGKHEHGANAIVQLGRTVQRIAALTDYGHSLTVNVGTICGGTVLNRVPHEAVAEGEFRTFTPETFAQAKESLLALSGPGEVRSPADGFACEVKVEILTESRPWPRNPGTEGLYKLWKQSADDLGLAVNCEERGGLSDGNLIWDAVPTLDGLGPWGDNDHCSERSADGAKLPEFVEVSSFVPKAMLNFTAIQKLCGSSL, encoded by the coding sequence GTGCAGAACTCTGAATCTCTGCGGGACCATCTCGCCAACCAGATGCCCGCCGCGCTCGAGATGTTGCGCCAGATGGTCGGCATTAACAGTTTCACCGGGAACCGCGACGGGGTGAATCGGTTGGGCCGACTCACGGCCGAGTGCTTTGAGCCGCTGGGGTTCAGCGCAGACTACGTTCCTTCCACCACCAGGGAATGGGGCGACCATCTGGTGCTCACGCGGCGCGGGCGATCCGGGAAGGGAATCGCCATGATCTCGCACCTCGATACCGTCTTTCCACCCGCCGAAGAGGCGCGCAATAACTTTCACTGGCAGCCGGAAGGCGACCGCATTTTCGGCCCCGGCACGCACGACATCAAGGGCGGTTCAGTCATGATGTGGCTGGTGCTGACTGCGCTCCGCTCCCACGCCCCGGAAATCTTCGAGGACATCACATGGAAGCTGATCTGGAACTCGTCCGAGGAATGCTTCTCCCCCGACTTCGGCAATGTGTGTCGGGCGCATTTCAACGGCGGCACGCTGGCGGCGCTGGTCTTCGAGTCCGAAGGGCGCGCAGGCAGGACAAGCCTGATGGTCGTAGCGCGAAAAGGCCGGGGCTCGTGGCGGGCTACGGTCAGCGGCCGCGGGTCGCACGCAGGGGGCAAACACGAGCACGGCGCGAATGCCATCGTTCAACTCGGCCGCACGGTGCAGCGCATCGCGGCGCTCACGGACTACGGGCACAGCCTGACCGTTAATGTCGGCACCATATGTGGTGGGACCGTGCTGAACCGTGTCCCGCATGAAGCCGTGGCGGAGGGGGAATTCCGCACGTTCACCCCCGAGACATTCGCGCAGGCCAAGGAGAGCCTGCTCGCGCTGTCAGGCCCGGGCGAGGTGCGCAGCCCCGCGGACGGGTTTGCCTGCGAGGTCAAGGTGGAAATCCTCACCGAGTCCCGTCCCTGGCCGCGCAACCCGGGCACCGAGGGACTCTACAAGCTCTGGAAACAGTCCGCCGACGACCTCGGGCTGGCGGTAAATTGCGAGGAGCGCGGCGGCCTGAGCGACGGCAACCTCATTTGGGACGCGGTGCCCACGCTCGACGGACTTGGCCCCTGGGGCGACAACGACCATTGCTCCGAACGCAGCGCCGACGGCGCCAAGCTTCCCGAGTTTGTGGAGGTGAGCAGCTTTGTGCCGAAGGCCATGCTGAACTTCACCGCCATCCAGAAACTGTGCGGCTCCTCCTTATGA
- a CDS encoding alpha-L-fucosidase — translation MKRLSLPLMMFAALTAALSLGAAPAPMVVRTNRADRLEWFRDQGFGLFIHWNLDCQLGSVISHSMVGATEDYMRRYVEELPKTFNPRKFHPEDWAVLAKLAGVRYVVFTAKHHSGFCMWPTKTTDFSIKHTPYRRDITGELLRAFKRHGIAPGLYFSPDDFWWLYKNQKTLQRNIPDVQPENNPGLMAHDLAQVRELLTRYGPIDVLFFDGQGQGLRDLAWRLQPDTVVTRSAISTPEQFVPGQANDQAWEACITMGKAWGYQPTLEDYKDGGQLISLLIETRAKGGNLLLNVGPKPDGELPIEQEERLRELALWMFVNGEAIHDARPWVVTNEKDIWYTKRKDADTVYAFVKEKERWKVGEWKELVLQSVKATDQTKVNVLGQNDKVLEYKATVRPKTTWKQEPDGLHIRAMRAQRLDDLRQWPNPVVLKITHALPAQPAPRVQIVSVKWDGQARLVRCVGVLEALGGAGAVEVGFQYRDITGLDTHERRDNWQTLPLSSRSTPGEFSFAAPGLQPGRAYEFRSLARNSLLNVFGGEIVLKIQ, via the coding sequence ATGAAACGACTGTCTCTCCCGCTAATGATGTTCGCGGCGCTGACCGCCGCGTTGAGTTTGGGCGCGGCGCCTGCGCCGATGGTCGTCCGGACCAACCGTGCCGACCGGCTTGAGTGGTTTCGCGACCAGGGCTTCGGCTTGTTCATTCACTGGAACCTTGATTGCCAGCTCGGGTCGGTCATCAGCCATTCGATGGTTGGAGCGACTGAAGACTACATGAGGCGCTACGTTGAGGAACTGCCGAAGACCTTCAACCCGCGCAAGTTCCATCCCGAGGACTGGGCCGTGCTGGCGAAGCTGGCGGGGGTGCGCTATGTCGTTTTCACCGCCAAGCACCACTCCGGCTTCTGCATGTGGCCCACGAAGACCACGGACTTCAGCATCAAGCACACGCCTTACCGGCGCGACATCACGGGCGAGCTGCTGCGGGCCTTCAAACGGCATGGCATCGCGCCCGGGCTTTACTTCTCGCCGGACGACTTCTGGTGGCTTTACAAGAACCAAAAGACGCTCCAGCGCAACATCCCGGACGTGCAGCCCGAGAACAACCCCGGCCTGATGGCGCACGATCTGGCCCAAGTCCGCGAACTGCTCACCCGCTACGGGCCGATTGATGTGCTGTTTTTCGACGGCCAGGGCCAGGGGTTGCGCGACCTGGCGTGGCGGCTTCAGCCCGACACCGTCGTCACCCGCAGCGCGATCAGCACTCCCGAGCAGTTCGTTCCCGGCCAAGCCAACGATCAAGCGTGGGAAGCCTGTATCACCATGGGCAAAGCCTGGGGTTACCAGCCGACCTTGGAAGACTACAAAGACGGCGGGCAGTTGATCTCCCTGCTGATTGAAACGCGTGCCAAAGGCGGCAACCTGCTGCTCAACGTCGGCCCCAAGCCTGACGGCGAACTCCCCATCGAGCAGGAGGAGCGCCTCCGTGAGCTCGCCCTTTGGATGTTCGTCAATGGCGAGGCCATCCACGACGCCCGCCCCTGGGTCGTCACGAACGAGAAAGACATCTGGTATACCAAACGCAAGGATGCCGACACCGTGTACGCCTTCGTGAAAGAGAAGGAACGGTGGAAAGTGGGCGAGTGGAAAGAACTGGTGTTGCAGTCTGTCAAGGCGACGGACCAGACCAAAGTGAATGTCCTCGGCCAGAACGACAAGGTGCTCGAATACAAAGCGACCGTCCGGCCCAAGACGACCTGGAAACAGGAACCCGACGGCCTGCACATCCGCGCTATGCGCGCCCAGCGGCTCGATGATCTGCGTCAGTGGCCTAACCCTGTGGTATTGAAGATCACCCATGCGCTGCCCGCACAGCCCGCGCCCCGGGTCCAAATCGTCAGCGTCAAATGGGATGGGCAAGCCCGCCTTGTCCGATGCGTGGGTGTCCTGGAGGCGCTCGGCGGCGCCGGCGCTGTCGAGGTTGGCTTCCAGTACCGTGACATCACGGGTCTTGACACGCACGAGCGCCGGGATAACTGGCAAACGCTACCCCTGTCCAGTCGCAGCACGCCGGGCGAATTCTCATTCGCGGCGCCCGGCCTCCAGCCTGGGCGGGCATACGAATTCCGCTCCCTGGCCCGGAACTCCCTCCTGAACGTGTTCGGCGGCGAGATCGTGCTAAAGATTCAGTAG
- a CDS encoding NAD-dependent epimerase/dehydratase family protein, which produces MNCFVTGASGFIGANLVQELTAREHRVKALLRPGCDLRGLEGARFERVDGDLSNATKLKELMYDCEWCFHVAASYHLWLRDYRPMYATNVEGTQNVLQAAAAAGCQRIVYTSTVGCIGLPEPVGGRVSPSDEVTPVREGQMVNHYKRSKWQAEQLAIRMARQGLPIIIVNPTAPVGPRDVKPTPTGQVIVDFLNRRMPAYLDTGLNWVHVRDVAHGHILAAKKGCVGERYILGHAEGNWTMKQAFAVLEEITGIPAPRVRIPYAVALGAAYVNEAISSITRLPPKAPLAGVRMARHKMFFSPAKAIRELGLPQTPPRQALADAAQWFRQNGYVK; this is translated from the coding sequence ATGAACTGCTTCGTCACCGGCGCCTCCGGTTTCATCGGGGCAAACCTTGTGCAGGAACTGACTGCCCGCGAGCATAGAGTCAAGGCACTGTTGCGGCCAGGGTGCGACCTGCGAGGGCTGGAGGGGGCCAGGTTCGAACGGGTGGATGGAGACTTGAGCAATGCCACCAAACTCAAGGAGCTGATGTACGACTGCGAATGGTGTTTTCACGTCGCCGCCAGCTACCACCTTTGGCTGCGGGATTACCGGCCGATGTACGCGACCAACGTGGAAGGCACCCAAAACGTCCTCCAGGCCGCCGCCGCCGCCGGCTGCCAGCGCATTGTCTATACCAGCACCGTCGGCTGCATTGGCCTGCCTGAACCCGTTGGGGGGCGGGTCTCGCCATCAGACGAAGTCACGCCGGTGCGCGAGGGGCAAATGGTCAACCATTACAAGCGCTCCAAATGGCAAGCGGAGCAACTGGCCATCCGCATGGCCCGCCAGGGCCTGCCCATTATCATTGTCAATCCCACCGCGCCCGTTGGCCCGCGCGACGTGAAGCCGACCCCGACCGGCCAGGTCATCGTGGATTTCCTTAATCGCCGCATGCCCGCCTACCTCGACACGGGTCTCAACTGGGTGCACGTGCGCGATGTCGCCCACGGCCACATCCTGGCGGCCAAGAAGGGGTGCGTGGGCGAGCGTTACATCCTCGGGCACGCGGAGGGCAACTGGACCATGAAGCAGGCCTTTGCCGTGTTGGAGGAGATCACAGGCATTCCGGCGCCGCGGGTACGGATTCCTTACGCGGTAGCGCTGGGCGCGGCTTATGTTAACGAAGCCATCTCCAGTATCACCCGCCTGCCGCCCAAAGCCCCGCTGGCCGGCGTGCGCATGGCCAGGCATAAGATGTTTTTTAGCCCGGCCAAGGCGATTCGCGAATTGGGGCTGCCGCAAACGCCGCCCCGGCAGGCACTCGCGGACGCCGCCCAGTGGTTTCGCCAAAACGGCTATGTGAAATGA
- a CDS encoding peptidylprolyl isomerase, whose product MKIATAICAVSLAMGLVACQGQETNNPNQTEPKSANKPDSKQEKSSVNVKEVAVIKTTEGEMVVEFWTDVAPKTVENFKTLAKKGFYDGTCFHRVIKDFMIQGGDPLTKDPNMEARWGTGDPGYKIKAEFNERHHDRGVLSMARSNDPDSAGSQFFICHGSPRFLDRQYTAFGKLIKGDDVLEKIATTATHPPDRPNKRMGVESIKIVAADSLK is encoded by the coding sequence ATGAAGATAGCAACGGCAATTTGCGCAGTGAGTTTGGCCATGGGACTGGTTGCGTGCCAGGGCCAGGAAACGAACAACCCAAACCAGACAGAACCAAAATCGGCAAACAAGCCCGATTCCAAACAGGAGAAAAGCAGTGTGAATGTGAAGGAAGTTGCAGTGATCAAGACAACGGAAGGCGAAATGGTCGTAGAATTCTGGACCGATGTAGCCCCCAAGACGGTGGAAAACTTCAAGACCTTGGCGAAGAAGGGATTTTACGATGGCACCTGCTTCCACCGTGTCATCAAGGATTTCATGATCCAGGGCGGCGACCCGCTGACCAAAGACCCGAATATGGAAGCCCGTTGGGGCACGGGTGATCCCGGCTACAAGATCAAAGCCGAGTTCAACGAGCGCCATCATGACCGCGGCGTCCTCTCGATGGCTCGCTCCAACGATCCCGATTCCGCCGGCAGCCAGTTCTTTATCTGCCACGGCAGCCCGCGGTTCCTGGATCGCCAATACACCGCCTTTGGCAAGCTGATCAAGGGCGACGACGTGCTGGAGAAGATTGCCACCACTGCGACTCACCCCCCGGATCGGCCCAACAAGCGCATGGGCGTCGAGAGCATCAAGATCGTCGCAGCCGACTCGTTGAAGTGA
- a CDS encoding nitroreductase family protein: protein MHANVDEKLGFIFGRRSIRAFLTTPVSQAVVQKLLEAAMAAPSAAAKDPWRFVVIRNRRTLAEIAHALPNGQMIADAALGVAVCGDLQAAHDQQLSYLLQDCSAAVENLLLCAHVLGLGACWLGVHPREQRVQALKQVLSLPASVLPMACIAIGYPAETKEPRTRFNPEYVHCDKW from the coding sequence ATGCATGCAAATGTTGATGAGAAACTCGGCTTTATCTTTGGTCGCAGGAGCATTCGCGCATTCTTGACAACTCCGGTAAGCCAGGCGGTGGTGCAGAAACTGTTGGAGGCCGCGATGGCGGCTCCCTCGGCGGCCGCCAAAGATCCCTGGCGGTTCGTGGTGATTCGCAACCGCCGGACCCTCGCCGAGATCGCCCACGCCTTGCCCAATGGCCAGATGATTGCCGACGCAGCGCTGGGCGTGGCTGTCTGCGGCGACCTCCAAGCCGCGCACGACCAGCAGCTCAGCTACCTGCTACAGGATTGCTCGGCGGCGGTTGAGAATCTACTCCTGTGCGCCCACGTTCTCGGCCTTGGGGCTTGCTGGCTGGGGGTCCATCCCCGGGAACAGCGGGTGCAGGCGCTCAAGCAAGTCCTTTCGCTGCCAGCCTCTGTCCTGCCAATGGCCTGCATCGCTATTGGTTATCCGGCTGAGACGAAGGAGCCCCGCACCCGTTTCAACCCGGAATACGTGCACTGCGACAAGTGGTGA
- a CDS encoding hemerythrin domain-containing protein — translation MKITEALIAEHTIFRSVFDQIERVLPSLVTPAEIRTMASIVEGLLEDHAKTETNLAYLALDHVLADNGDLKRMHQDHHEIDERLRSVHTAQTCAEARRLLKLAIRASREHFHAEERSVFPLLEKTLQPETLTDLGKTWLQREAA, via the coding sequence ATGAAGATTACCGAAGCCCTGATCGCGGAGCATACCATCTTTCGAAGCGTGTTCGATCAGATTGAGCGCGTGCTCCCCAGCCTGGTCACACCGGCGGAGATCAGGACGATGGCCAGCATCGTGGAGGGGTTGTTGGAGGACCACGCCAAAACCGAAACCAACCTGGCATACCTGGCCCTGGATCACGTGCTGGCAGACAACGGCGACCTGAAACGCATGCACCAGGATCACCACGAGATTGATGAACGCCTGCGGAGCGTGCATACCGCCCAGACCTGCGCCGAAGCCCGGCGCTTGCTAAAATTGGCCATACGGGCTTCCCGTGAGCACTTCCACGCTGAGGAACGCAGCGTGTTTCCTCTGCTCGAGAAAACCCTCCAGCCGGAAACTCTCACAGACCTGGGCAAGACTTGGCTGCAGCGGGAGGCGGCTTAG